The Drosophila nasuta strain 15112-1781.00 chromosome 2L, ASM2355853v1, whole genome shotgun sequence genome window below encodes:
- the LOC132787201 gene encoding alpha-N-acetylgalactosaminidase isoform X1 encodes MHAINSEMLNQIIYIYLISSLSAVCYCLENGLARTPPMGWLSWERFRCNTDCTNDPYNCISERLFQVMADLLVSEGYASAGYEYVNIDDCWLEKHRGPAGQLLSDHKRFPNGMKALSDYIHARGLKFGIYEDYGNYTCAGYPGIIGYEESDAHQFAAWNVDYVKLDGCYAQPYDMDRGYSEFGRYLNSTGKPMVYSCSWPVYQIYAGIQPNFSAIQSHCNLWRNYDDIQDSWASVENIIDYYGNNQDIIAPNAGPGHWNDPDMLIIGNFGLSYEQAKTQFAVWAILAAPLLMSVDLRTIRPEFKDILLNRKIIAVDQDPLGIQGRRIYKHKGIEIWSKPISPVYQIYYSYAIAFINRRTDGTPSDISVTLKELGLINSSGYRVEDLYENVDYGILYPHTKIKVKVNPSGVVMLKAETQYLKNV; translated from the exons ATGCATGCAATAAACTCAGAG ATGTTGAATCAGattatatatatctatctTATAAGCAGCCTTAGTGCAGTTTGTTACTGCCTAGAAAATGGCTTGGCAAGGACTCCTCCCATGGGCTGGTTGTCCTGGGAGCGTTTTCGCTGCAACACCGACTGCACAAATGATCCCTACAATTGTATAAG TGAAAGGCTCTTTCAAGTCATGGCTGATTTGCTGGTTTCCGAAGGATACGCTTCGGCTGGCTATGAATATGTTAATATCGATGATTGTTGGCTGGAAAAGCATCGAGGTCCTGCAGGACAGTTGCTGTCTGATCACAAACGATTTCCGAACGGCATGAAGGCGCTGTCCGATTAT ATACATGCCCGTGGACTAAAGTTCGGAATATACGAGGATTACGGTAACTATACGTGTGCAGGTTATCCAGGAATTATTGGCTACGAGGAATCGGATGCACATCAGTTCGCTGCTTGGAATGTCGACTATGTAAAGTTGGATGGATGCTATGCTCAACCCTATGATATGGATCGGGGTTATTCGGAATTCGGCCGGTATCTGAATAGCACAGGGAAACCCATGGTTTATTCCTGCAGCTGGCCTGTTTATCAGATCTATGCGGGTATTCAGCCCAACTTCTCAGCCATTCAAAGTCACTGCAATCTATGGAGGAACTATGATGACATTCAGGACTCTTGGGCGTCGGTTGAGAATATTATCGACTACTATGGCAATAATCAGGATATAATTGCGCCTAATGCGGGTCCTGGTCACTGGAACGATCCTGATATG TTGATAATTGGAAATTTTGGGCTCAGCTACGAACAGGCAAAAACCCAATTTGCTGTGTGGGCAATTCTCGCAGCGCCGCTTTTAATGTCTGTCGATCTGAGAACAATTCGTCCTGAATTTAAGGATATTTTGCTGAATCGAAAAATAATTGCTGTCGATCAAGATCCATTGGGAATTCAAGGACGCAGAATCTACAAGCACAAAGGCATCGAAATTTGGTCAAAGCCCATCAGTCCAgtttatcaaatatattaCTCCTATGCAATTGCATTCATCAATCGGAGAACGGATGGAACTCCTTCCGATATCTCTGTGACATTGAAGGAGTTGGGATTGATAAACTCTTCGGGATACAGAGTTGAG GATCTATACGAAAACGTTGACTATGGAATATTATATCCGCATACTAAAATCAAGGTGAAGGTGAATCCGTCTGGCGTTGTTATGTTGAAAGCTGAAACCCAATACCTTAAAAATGTGTAA
- the LOC132787201 gene encoding alpha-N-acetylgalactosaminidase isoform X2, whose amino-acid sequence MLNQIIYIYLISSLSAVCYCLENGLARTPPMGWLSWERFRCNTDCTNDPYNCISERLFQVMADLLVSEGYASAGYEYVNIDDCWLEKHRGPAGQLLSDHKRFPNGMKALSDYIHARGLKFGIYEDYGNYTCAGYPGIIGYEESDAHQFAAWNVDYVKLDGCYAQPYDMDRGYSEFGRYLNSTGKPMVYSCSWPVYQIYAGIQPNFSAIQSHCNLWRNYDDIQDSWASVENIIDYYGNNQDIIAPNAGPGHWNDPDMLIIGNFGLSYEQAKTQFAVWAILAAPLLMSVDLRTIRPEFKDILLNRKIIAVDQDPLGIQGRRIYKHKGIEIWSKPISPVYQIYYSYAIAFINRRTDGTPSDISVTLKELGLINSSGYRVEDLYENVDYGILYPHTKIKVKVNPSGVVMLKAETQYLKNV is encoded by the exons ATGTTGAATCAGattatatatatctatctTATAAGCAGCCTTAGTGCAGTTTGTTACTGCCTAGAAAATGGCTTGGCAAGGACTCCTCCCATGGGCTGGTTGTCCTGGGAGCGTTTTCGCTGCAACACCGACTGCACAAATGATCCCTACAATTGTATAAG TGAAAGGCTCTTTCAAGTCATGGCTGATTTGCTGGTTTCCGAAGGATACGCTTCGGCTGGCTATGAATATGTTAATATCGATGATTGTTGGCTGGAAAAGCATCGAGGTCCTGCAGGACAGTTGCTGTCTGATCACAAACGATTTCCGAACGGCATGAAGGCGCTGTCCGATTAT ATACATGCCCGTGGACTAAAGTTCGGAATATACGAGGATTACGGTAACTATACGTGTGCAGGTTATCCAGGAATTATTGGCTACGAGGAATCGGATGCACATCAGTTCGCTGCTTGGAATGTCGACTATGTAAAGTTGGATGGATGCTATGCTCAACCCTATGATATGGATCGGGGTTATTCGGAATTCGGCCGGTATCTGAATAGCACAGGGAAACCCATGGTTTATTCCTGCAGCTGGCCTGTTTATCAGATCTATGCGGGTATTCAGCCCAACTTCTCAGCCATTCAAAGTCACTGCAATCTATGGAGGAACTATGATGACATTCAGGACTCTTGGGCGTCGGTTGAGAATATTATCGACTACTATGGCAATAATCAGGATATAATTGCGCCTAATGCGGGTCCTGGTCACTGGAACGATCCTGATATG TTGATAATTGGAAATTTTGGGCTCAGCTACGAACAGGCAAAAACCCAATTTGCTGTGTGGGCAATTCTCGCAGCGCCGCTTTTAATGTCTGTCGATCTGAGAACAATTCGTCCTGAATTTAAGGATATTTTGCTGAATCGAAAAATAATTGCTGTCGATCAAGATCCATTGGGAATTCAAGGACGCAGAATCTACAAGCACAAAGGCATCGAAATTTGGTCAAAGCCCATCAGTCCAgtttatcaaatatattaCTCCTATGCAATTGCATTCATCAATCGGAGAACGGATGGAACTCCTTCCGATATCTCTGTGACATTGAAGGAGTTGGGATTGATAAACTCTTCGGGATACAGAGTTGAG GATCTATACGAAAACGTTGACTATGGAATATTATATCCGCATACTAAAATCAAGGTGAAGGTGAATCCGTCTGGCGTTGTTATGTTGAAAGCTGAAACCCAATACCTTAAAAATGTGTAA
- the LOC132787493 gene encoding stress-activated protein kinase JNK, translating to MATQHHYTVEVGDTNFTILSRYIKLRPIGSGAQGIVCAAYDTITEQHVAIKKLSRPFQNVTHAKRAYREFKLMKLVNHKNIIGLLNAFTPQRNLEEFQDVYLVMELMDANLCQVIQMDLDHDRMSYLLYQMLCGIKHLHSAGIIHRDLKPSNIVVKADCTLKILDFGLARTAGTTFMMTPYVVTRYYRAPEVILGMGYTENVDIWSVGCIMGEMIRGGVLFPGTDHIDQWNKIIEQLGTPSPNFMQRLQPTVRNYVENRPRYTGYSFDRLFPDGLFPTDNNQNSRRKAAEARDLLSKMLVIDPELRISVDKALKHEYINVWYDAEEVDAPAPEPYDHSVDEREHTVEQWKELIYEEVMDYEAHNTSNITR from the exons ATGGCCACCCAGCATCATTATACCGTTGAAGTCGGTGATACCAATTTCACAATCCTCAGTCGGTACATTAAGTTAAGGCCAATTGGATCTGGAGCCCAAGGAATCGTTTG TGCTGCTTACGATACGATTACTGAACAACACGTCGCAATTAAAAAGTTATCTCGACCATTCCAAAATGTGACGCATGCTAAAAGAGCTTATAGAGAGTTCAAGCTAATGAAACTTGTGAATCACAAGAAT ATTATCGGTTTGCTTAATGCGTTCACGCCTCAGCGCAATTTAGAGGAATTCCAAGATGTTTATCTTGTAATGGAGCTGATGGATGCTAATCTATGCCAAGTGATTCAAATGGATTTGGATCATGATCGAATGTCGTATTTGCTTTATCAAATGCTATGCGGAATCAAGCATTTGCATTCCGCTGGAATTATACATAGA GATTTAAAACCTTCCAATATAGTTGTTAAGGCCGACTGTACTCTAAAGATTCTTGATTTTGGACTTGCGCGCACAGCGGGTACAACATTTATGATGACTCCTTACGTGGTTACCAGATACTACAGAGCTCCAGAGGTTATCTTGGGAATGGGCTATACCGAGAATGTGGACATTTGGTCTGTTGGTTGCATTATGGGTGAAATGATTCGCGGTGGTGTACTCTTCCCTGGTACTGATCATATTGATCAGTGGAATAAGATAATTG AGCAACTGGGTACACCATCGCCAAACTTTATGCAGAGGCTGCAGCCAACTGTACGCAATTATGTTGAAAATCGTCCAAGATACACTGGATATTCGTTCGATAGGCTATTTCCTGATGGCCTGTTTCCTACTGATAATAATCAAAACAGTCGAAGGAAGGCAGCTGAGGCCAGGGATCTACTTAGTAAGATGCTAGTCATTGATCCAGAGCTGCGAATATCCGTGGACAAAGCTTTAAAGCATGAGTACATTAATGTGTGGTACGATGCTGAAGAGGTTGATGCT CCTGCTCCAGAGCCATATGATCATAGCGTTGATGAAAGGGAGCACACAGTCGAGCAATGGAAGGAGTTAATTTATGAGGAAGTAATGGACTATGAAGCACACAATACAAGTAATATTACCCGGTAG